From the genome of Argonema galeatum A003/A1, one region includes:
- a CDS encoding DNA methyltransferase, with protein sequence MSNSTVNQLSLSTAIGRWSGLGPYYAMFPKEFAFKVVEEYSKPGDAVIDPFAGRASSVYAAAAMQRSGCGIEINPVGWLYGFVKLKPASKIEVWTRIKNLGDIAASVEQHKLDILPEFFSACYSQSVLRYLVAARDALDWKNNLVDATLMAIILVHLHGQRENSLSNQMRQGKAMSPDYSIRWWRERQLTPPEIDPVNFLIKRIEWRYAKGSPNLKNGNMLLGDSTSLIGDLAEKVSSGSQSRFNLLFTSPPYFGITNYHYDQWLRLWMLGGTNRPTWTGEKWRGKFESMPDYRNLLQTVFQGCAEIMTSTASIYVRTSARIFTHETTIDTLREAFPQKTLKYIKQPFTKNTQTALFGDKLKKPGEIDIIMQC encoded by the coding sequence ATGAGCAATTCAACTGTAAATCAACTGAGTTTGAGTACAGCCATCGGTCGATGGTCTGGCTTAGGTCCCTACTACGCCATGTTCCCCAAAGAATTCGCCTTCAAAGTTGTAGAAGAGTATTCAAAGCCTGGAGATGCAGTTATTGATCCGTTTGCAGGTCGCGCATCAAGCGTCTATGCAGCAGCAGCAATGCAGAGATCGGGCTGTGGTATTGAAATCAACCCTGTTGGGTGGCTCTATGGTTTTGTAAAACTAAAACCTGCCTCAAAGATTGAGGTATGGACGCGCATCAAAAATCTTGGTGACATAGCTGCTTCTGTTGAACAACATAAACTAGATATTTTGCCTGAATTCTTTAGTGCTTGTTATTCTCAAAGCGTATTACGCTATCTCGTAGCTGCGCGTGATGCACTTGATTGGAAAAATAATTTAGTTGATGCAACACTAATGGCAATAATACTGGTTCACCTACACGGCCAAAGAGAAAACTCACTATCAAACCAGATGCGACAAGGAAAAGCAATGAGTCCAGATTATTCAATACGTTGGTGGAGAGAAAGACAACTAACACCCCCAGAAATTGATCCAGTAAACTTTCTAATTAAGCGTATTGAATGGCGTTATGCCAAAGGAAGTCCAAACCTAAAAAATGGAAATATGCTTTTGGGTGATAGTACCTCATTGATCGGTGATTTAGCTGAAAAAGTCTCCTCTGGAAGTCAGAGTCGTTTTAATCTTCTATTTACTTCACCTCCATACTTCGGCATTACGAATTACCACTACGATCAATGGTTACGCCTGTGGATGTTGGGGGGGACTAATAGACCTACTTGGACAGGGGAAAAATGGCGGGGTAAGTTTGAGTCTATGCCTGATTATCGCAACTTGCTACAAACAGTTTTCCAAGGATGCGCTGAAATTATGACCAGTACAGCAAGTATCTATGTGAGAACCAGTGCCAGAATTTTTACACACGAAACAACTATCGACACTTTGCGTGAAGCTTTCCCACAAAAAACTCTAAAGTATATTAAGCAACCATTTACTAAAAATACACAGACAGCATTGTTTGGAGATAAGTTAAAGAAACCAGGTGAAATTGATATCATTATGCAATGCTAA
- a CDS encoding DNA double-strand break repair nuclease NurA: protein MPYEGEFAQYKPLGRLVKSERVKNLLGSYEIRSKSEQVESLQTLNLINIQPGDWIPQKLIAIDGSHAEVEIENGFPGAEASYVTVASVILDVKKMKELDRHRPVEPKQFRTIEKAESIDCALPGCNVVYKGEKSANSSLRKSIFEVFGSVRMLSDGESLLDTYEALLKYKPLTEQSQKCPYEDCLEDRDYQRGNGQYTCPCNLSRPLYSTDALRIYERMNPAGTNGGIFGEIMQVLETVWMVHILRSLEAKKWLSSLGRLAIILDGQLAVFGQPAWISQAVYQELSRINGVAKEATGGKDILIIGIEKTGTFVEHFEDLDRKEDGSLGNIPCQSVGLLTDLYIKQNIIFSDSTKPYGAATYFGRKFFYKTKSGARIVATLPFLAKEHRDLTTAEPSQFPRLSDAVGLLDQLVSSRFPNALVPLVSANAEAAIPLRLGNKVLEKLAKELMAEN, encoded by the coding sequence ATGCCATACGAAGGAGAATTTGCCCAATATAAACCATTAGGTCGCCTTGTAAAGAGTGAGCGGGTAAAAAATTTACTTGGCAGTTACGAGATCAGAAGTAAGTCGGAACAGGTAGAGTCGCTACAAACACTAAATCTAATCAATATCCAACCTGGTGACTGGATACCACAAAAGCTAATAGCTATAGATGGGAGCCATGCAGAAGTAGAGATTGAAAATGGTTTCCCTGGTGCTGAAGCTTCTTATGTGACAGTGGCTTCAGTGATTCTAGATGTAAAAAAAATGAAAGAACTAGATCGGCATCGTCCTGTAGAGCCGAAACAATTCCGTACAATAGAAAAAGCTGAGTCTATAGACTGCGCTTTGCCTGGATGCAATGTCGTTTATAAAGGTGAAAAATCAGCTAATAGTTCGCTTAGAAAGTCAATATTTGAAGTATTTGGCTCTGTTCGGATGTTGTCTGATGGAGAATCACTTCTCGATACTTACGAAGCTCTATTAAAATATAAGCCTCTTACTGAACAGAGCCAAAAATGTCCTTACGAAGATTGTCTCGAAGATAGAGATTACCAGCGTGGGAATGGTCAATATACTTGTCCATGTAACCTTTCACGACCTCTTTATTCTACAGATGCCTTACGCATATATGAAAGGATGAATCCAGCAGGTACTAACGGCGGTATATTTGGTGAGATAATGCAAGTATTGGAAACAGTCTGGATGGTGCATATTTTAAGGTCTTTAGAGGCTAAAAAATGGCTTTCCAGCTTGGGTAGACTTGCAATTATCCTAGATGGTCAACTTGCCGTTTTTGGACAACCTGCTTGGATAAGCCAAGCCGTTTATCAAGAACTATCCAGAATTAATGGTGTAGCCAAAGAAGCGACAGGAGGCAAAGACATCCTTATAATTGGTATTGAAAAAACAGGAACTTTTGTGGAGCATTTTGAAGACCTAGATCGTAAAGAAGATGGTAGCTTGGGCAATATCCCTTGTCAGTCAGTTGGATTACTCACAGACTTATATATCAAACAAAATATCATTTTCTCAGACAGTACAAAACCTTATGGGGCAGCAACATACTTTGGGCGCAAGTTTTTCTACAAAACAAAATCCGGCGCTCGTATAGTAGCTACTTTGCCTTTCCTCGCAAAAGAACACAGAGATTTAACAACGGCTGAACCCTCTCAATTTCCACGTCTATCAGATGCAGTTGGACTTCTGGATCAACTGGTATCTTCACGCTTTCCTAACGCCCTTGTCCCCTTAGTGTCGGCAAATGCAGAAGCGGCTATCCCTCTGCGGCTTGGTAATAAAGTATTAGAAAAGCTTGCAAAAGAACTAATGGCGGAAAACTGA